The Clostridia bacterium sequence GTTTCGGCGGCAGGCTTGCTCTGTAAGTCGATGATTTCGCCATCATCGGACACCTGCACCCGCTGCGCACCGGGGATGGAATCCACTTCGGATTCATCGGTAAAGCCCAGACCGCATATAGAGAGCGTCACTCGCCGCTTGCTCTTGGTCTCCGCTTTCATAAAAGCGTTGGCCAGGGCCTCGCCGCGCAGTCCAGCCAAAGGCACCGCGCCTATGGCCTCGTCTGTGCGTCTGTCGGGTGTAGTCGCCCGTGCAGTCACCACGTAAACGTCATCGACCTTCTCACGCGCCGTGATAGTGATGCTGATCTTGTCGCGCCTGCGCAGCTGGTCGGCAGCATCGCGGCGAGCATAGAGCGTCATCTTCCCTTGCAGAGTGATGTAGTCGAAGGGCCGCGTCGCCGGATTAAGCCCCAGCGATTCGCACACTTGCAAGTAGTAGCTGACACGCTCTGCTGCGCTGAGCTTGGACAGATCGCCCACCATCAACACCCGCTCCATCACAGCGGCGGTATCAGTGCGGGCCAGCTCTGTTCCCACTCGCTACACCTCCTCGGTCGTGACAACAAGCTTGGGTCCCCGCCCGATGACGGTCACACCCTCGACGATCTCGCCGGTGTCCCGGAGCACGATCCGGTTTCCGGTTACATCCACGACCTTCTTGAGGTCGGCCCACTTGGGCCTCTCGGTGACCTCAACATACTGGGTTCTGTCGTTGACCTTGAGATAACCCAACAGCGCCACGTCGTCACGCTGGAATTCGGGTTGCTGCTGCCTGATTGCGAATGTGCCCGCGGGTGTCTTGAATGACTTGATCCGCGGTTCAACCTCGTGCAACGGCAGGTAGAACTCTGCGAGCTTACCTGT is a genomic window containing:
- a CDS encoding host-nuclease inhibitor Gam family protein, with translation MSMQELDIPQFSADLLDGPDIPDAPAEDTPEDEREQVETRRAAFTVDGVESATWCMRKLAQHRKRFNEFKIVADVEIRRAQAFVERQNMLIEAERAKLQREEDFFTGKLAEFYLPLHEVEPRIKSFKTPAGTFAIRQQQPEFQRDDVALLGYLKVNDRTQYVEVTERPKWADLKKVVDVTGNRIVLRDTGEIVEGVTVIGRGPKLVVTTEEV